One part of the Magallana gigas chromosome 5, xbMagGiga1.1, whole genome shotgun sequence genome encodes these proteins:
- the LOC105337605 gene encoding pyruvate dehydrogenase (acetyl-transferring) kinase isozyme 2, mitochondrial isoform X2: MMMKFRKFRCLLHARHLHSKYVPVPLSMQQYLEFGQKKCERKSFQFLNDEIPIRLAHIMREFEDLPKELLTMKSVKLVRSWYDLSFKEVQAFQDKDPDDKKVLTDFSKTIQDILNRHSYVVETMAQGVIEMEDTYGMDDKISERIQYFLDRFYMNRISIRMLLTQHAALFGNISNHPRRIGHIDPNCDVIECVSNAFKAARHICEHYHMQAPDLDIVTAEGSKIVDFVYVPSHIEHILFEVFKNAMRAVVEFHRDKMELPKLKIIVAKGQQDLTIKLCDQGGGVPYKVQDKLFQYMYSTAPRPQYTGHDSPLVGYKDIDRFAHDNGPASLMAGYGYGLPLSRLYARYFQGDLVVSSMEGYGTDVYLYLKVNSSEANECLPIYNTTTSRMYEAEKVVSDWSSSTTWNQSIRTYCTAVKSKQPMITDKNNISIQ; encoded by the exons ATGATGATGAAGTTTCGGAAATTCCGATGTCTACTCCATGCAAGGCATCTTCATTCCAAATATGTGCCTGTGCCGTTGTCAATGCAACAGTATTTGGAATTCG GGCAAAAGAAGTGTGAGAGGAAATCTTTTCAATTCTTGAACGATGAGATCCCTATCCGATTGGCCCACATTATGAGGGAGTTTGAAGATCTCCCAAAGGAACTACTGACCATGAAATCGGTTAAGCTTGTACGTAGCTG GTATGACTTGAGCTTCAAAGAAGTACAAGCATTTCAAGACAAGGACCCTGATGATAAAAAAGTCTTAACAGA ttTCTCAAAAACCATCCAAGACATTCTAAATCGTCATTCCTATGTAGTGGAAACAATGGCTCAG GGTGTTATAGAAATGGAGGATACTTATGGAATGGATGATAAAATTTCAGAGAGGATACAGTATTTCTTGGACAGATTTTACATGAACCGAATCAGTATACGCATGCTTCTAACTCAGCATG CTGCATTGTTTggaaacatttcaaaccatccTCGACGTATAGGGCATATTGATCCCAACTGTGATGTCATAGAATGTGTGTCAA ATGCTTTCAAAGCGGCAAGACATATCTGTGAACATTATCACATGCAGGCACCAGATCTGGACATTGTCACAGCTGAAG GTTCCAAAATCGTTGACTTTGTATATGTACCCAGTCATATAGAACATATATTATTTGAAGTTTTTAAG AATGCCATGAGAGCTGTTGTAGAGTTTCACAGAGACAAAATGGAGCTGCCAAAACTAAAGATTATTGTAGCAAAAGGACAGCAAGATCTTACTATCAAG CTGTGTGATCAAGGAGGAGGAGTTCCGTACAAGGTTCAAGACAAGCTGTTCCAGTACATGTACTCTACCGCGCCCCGCCCCCAGTACACAGGTCACGACTCACCACTG GTAGGCTATAAGGATATAGACCGATTTGCACATGATAATGGACCAGCAAGCTTAATG GCTGGGTATGGGTATGGACTTCCTTTGTCCCGTCTATATGCCCGGTACTTCCAGGGGGATCTAGTGGTCAGCTCAATGGAAGGCTACGGGACAGATGTCTACCTGTACCTCAAG GTTAATTCATCAGAGGCTAATGAATGTTTACCTATTTACAACACAACTACCTCAAGAATGTATGAGGCAGAAAAAGTTGTTTCCGATTGGTCAAGCAGCACCACTTGGAACCAATCAATTCGCACGTACTGTACAGCAGTGAAATCAAAGCAACCAATGATAACAGACAAGAATAATATATCAATCCAATGA
- the LOC105337605 gene encoding pyruvate dehydrogenase (acetyl-transferring) kinase isozyme 2, mitochondrial isoform X4, which translates to MMMKFRKFRCLLHARHLHSKYVPVPLSMQQYLEFGQKKCERKSFQFLNDEIPIRLAHIMREFEDLPKELLTMKSVKLVRSWYDLSFKEVQAFQDKDPDDKKVLTDFSKTIQDILNRHSYVVETMAQGVIEMEDTYGMDDKISERIQYFLDRFYMNRISIRMLLTQHAALFGNISNHPRRIGHIDPNCDVIECVSNAFKAARHICEHYHMQAPDLDIVTAEGSKIVDFVYVPSHIEHILFEVFKNAMRAVVEFHRDKMELPKLKIIVAKGQQDLTIKLCDQGGGVPYKVQDKLFQYMYSTAPRPQYTGHDSPLAGYGYGLPLSRLYARYFQGDLVVSSMEGYGTDVYLYLKVNSSEANECLPIYNTTTSRMYEAEKVVSDWSSSTTWNQSIRTYCTAVKSKQPMITDKNNISIQ; encoded by the exons ATGATGATGAAGTTTCGGAAATTCCGATGTCTACTCCATGCAAGGCATCTTCATTCCAAATATGTGCCTGTGCCGTTGTCAATGCAACAGTATTTGGAATTCG GGCAAAAGAAGTGTGAGAGGAAATCTTTTCAATTCTTGAACGATGAGATCCCTATCCGATTGGCCCACATTATGAGGGAGTTTGAAGATCTCCCAAAGGAACTACTGACCATGAAATCGGTTAAGCTTGTACGTAGCTG GTATGACTTGAGCTTCAAAGAAGTACAAGCATTTCAAGACAAGGACCCTGATGATAAAAAAGTCTTAACAGA ttTCTCAAAAACCATCCAAGACATTCTAAATCGTCATTCCTATGTAGTGGAAACAATGGCTCAG GGTGTTATAGAAATGGAGGATACTTATGGAATGGATGATAAAATTTCAGAGAGGATACAGTATTTCTTGGACAGATTTTACATGAACCGAATCAGTATACGCATGCTTCTAACTCAGCATG CTGCATTGTTTggaaacatttcaaaccatccTCGACGTATAGGGCATATTGATCCCAACTGTGATGTCATAGAATGTGTGTCAA ATGCTTTCAAAGCGGCAAGACATATCTGTGAACATTATCACATGCAGGCACCAGATCTGGACATTGTCACAGCTGAAG GTTCCAAAATCGTTGACTTTGTATATGTACCCAGTCATATAGAACATATATTATTTGAAGTTTTTAAG AATGCCATGAGAGCTGTTGTAGAGTTTCACAGAGACAAAATGGAGCTGCCAAAACTAAAGATTATTGTAGCAAAAGGACAGCAAGATCTTACTATCAAG CTGTGTGATCAAGGAGGAGGAGTTCCGTACAAGGTTCAAGACAAGCTGTTCCAGTACATGTACTCTACCGCGCCCCGCCCCCAGTACACAGGTCACGACTCACCACTG GCTGGGTATGGGTATGGACTTCCTTTGTCCCGTCTATATGCCCGGTACTTCCAGGGGGATCTAGTGGTCAGCTCAATGGAAGGCTACGGGACAGATGTCTACCTGTACCTCAAG GTTAATTCATCAGAGGCTAATGAATGTTTACCTATTTACAACACAACTACCTCAAGAATGTATGAGGCAGAAAAAGTTGTTTCCGATTGGTCAAGCAGCACCACTTGGAACCAATCAATTCGCACGTACTGTACAGCAGTGAAATCAAAGCAACCAATGATAACAGACAAGAATAATATATCAATCCAATGA
- the LOC105337605 gene encoding pyruvate dehydrogenase (acetyl-transferring) kinase isozyme 2, mitochondrial isoform X1 translates to MFILHKNSVVMLRAGVFRKIFGGVRWMSHVGSSKPMYRPSPMSLSELLHFGQKKCERKSFQFLNDEIPIRLAHIMREFEDLPKELLTMKSVKLVRSWYDLSFKEVQAFQDKDPDDKKVLTDFSKTIQDILNRHSYVVETMAQGVIEMEDTYGMDDKISERIQYFLDRFYMNRISIRMLLTQHAALFGNISNHPRRIGHIDPNCDVIECVSNAFKAARHICEHYHMQAPDLDIVTAEGSKIVDFVYVPSHIEHILFEVFKNAMRAVVEFHRDKMELPKLKIIVAKGQQDLTIKLCDQGGGVPYKVQDKLFQYMYSTAPRPQYTGHDSPLVGYKDIDRFAHDNGPASLMAGYGYGLPLSRLYARYFQGDLVVSSMEGYGTDVYLYLKVNSSEANECLPIYNTTTSRMYEAEKVVSDWSSSTTWNQSIRTYCTAVKSKQPMITDKNNISIQ, encoded by the exons ATGTTTATACTGCATAAGAATAGTGTAGTAATGTTAAGAGCAGGAGTTTTTAGGAAAATATTTGGAGGGGTCAGGTGGATGAGCCATGTTGGGTCATCCAAACCCATGTACAGACCATCTCCTATGTCTCTCTCTGAACTCCTGCACTTTG GGCAAAAGAAGTGTGAGAGGAAATCTTTTCAATTCTTGAACGATGAGATCCCTATCCGATTGGCCCACATTATGAGGGAGTTTGAAGATCTCCCAAAGGAACTACTGACCATGAAATCGGTTAAGCTTGTACGTAGCTG GTATGACTTGAGCTTCAAAGAAGTACAAGCATTTCAAGACAAGGACCCTGATGATAAAAAAGTCTTAACAGA ttTCTCAAAAACCATCCAAGACATTCTAAATCGTCATTCCTATGTAGTGGAAACAATGGCTCAG GGTGTTATAGAAATGGAGGATACTTATGGAATGGATGATAAAATTTCAGAGAGGATACAGTATTTCTTGGACAGATTTTACATGAACCGAATCAGTATACGCATGCTTCTAACTCAGCATG CTGCATTGTTTggaaacatttcaaaccatccTCGACGTATAGGGCATATTGATCCCAACTGTGATGTCATAGAATGTGTGTCAA ATGCTTTCAAAGCGGCAAGACATATCTGTGAACATTATCACATGCAGGCACCAGATCTGGACATTGTCACAGCTGAAG GTTCCAAAATCGTTGACTTTGTATATGTACCCAGTCATATAGAACATATATTATTTGAAGTTTTTAAG AATGCCATGAGAGCTGTTGTAGAGTTTCACAGAGACAAAATGGAGCTGCCAAAACTAAAGATTATTGTAGCAAAAGGACAGCAAGATCTTACTATCAAG CTGTGTGATCAAGGAGGAGGAGTTCCGTACAAGGTTCAAGACAAGCTGTTCCAGTACATGTACTCTACCGCGCCCCGCCCCCAGTACACAGGTCACGACTCACCACTG GTAGGCTATAAGGATATAGACCGATTTGCACATGATAATGGACCAGCAAGCTTAATG GCTGGGTATGGGTATGGACTTCCTTTGTCCCGTCTATATGCCCGGTACTTCCAGGGGGATCTAGTGGTCAGCTCAATGGAAGGCTACGGGACAGATGTCTACCTGTACCTCAAG GTTAATTCATCAGAGGCTAATGAATGTTTACCTATTTACAACACAACTACCTCAAGAATGTATGAGGCAGAAAAAGTTGTTTCCGATTGGTCAAGCAGCACCACTTGGAACCAATCAATTCGCACGTACTGTACAGCAGTGAAATCAAAGCAACCAATGATAACAGACAAGAATAATATATCAATCCAATGA
- the LOC105337605 gene encoding pyruvate dehydrogenase (acetyl-transferring) kinase isozyme 2, mitochondrial isoform X3, translated as MFILHKNSVVMLRAGVFRKIFGGVRWMSHVGSSKPMYRPSPMSLSELLHFGQKKCERKSFQFLNDEIPIRLAHIMREFEDLPKELLTMKSVKLVRSWYDLSFKEVQAFQDKDPDDKKVLTDFSKTIQDILNRHSYVVETMAQGVIEMEDTYGMDDKISERIQYFLDRFYMNRISIRMLLTQHAALFGNISNHPRRIGHIDPNCDVIECVSNAFKAARHICEHYHMQAPDLDIVTAEGSKIVDFVYVPSHIEHILFEVFKNAMRAVVEFHRDKMELPKLKIIVAKGQQDLTIKLCDQGGGVPYKVQDKLFQYMYSTAPRPQYTGHDSPLAGYGYGLPLSRLYARYFQGDLVVSSMEGYGTDVYLYLKVNSSEANECLPIYNTTTSRMYEAEKVVSDWSSSTTWNQSIRTYCTAVKSKQPMITDKNNISIQ; from the exons ATGTTTATACTGCATAAGAATAGTGTAGTAATGTTAAGAGCAGGAGTTTTTAGGAAAATATTTGGAGGGGTCAGGTGGATGAGCCATGTTGGGTCATCCAAACCCATGTACAGACCATCTCCTATGTCTCTCTCTGAACTCCTGCACTTTG GGCAAAAGAAGTGTGAGAGGAAATCTTTTCAATTCTTGAACGATGAGATCCCTATCCGATTGGCCCACATTATGAGGGAGTTTGAAGATCTCCCAAAGGAACTACTGACCATGAAATCGGTTAAGCTTGTACGTAGCTG GTATGACTTGAGCTTCAAAGAAGTACAAGCATTTCAAGACAAGGACCCTGATGATAAAAAAGTCTTAACAGA ttTCTCAAAAACCATCCAAGACATTCTAAATCGTCATTCCTATGTAGTGGAAACAATGGCTCAG GGTGTTATAGAAATGGAGGATACTTATGGAATGGATGATAAAATTTCAGAGAGGATACAGTATTTCTTGGACAGATTTTACATGAACCGAATCAGTATACGCATGCTTCTAACTCAGCATG CTGCATTGTTTggaaacatttcaaaccatccTCGACGTATAGGGCATATTGATCCCAACTGTGATGTCATAGAATGTGTGTCAA ATGCTTTCAAAGCGGCAAGACATATCTGTGAACATTATCACATGCAGGCACCAGATCTGGACATTGTCACAGCTGAAG GTTCCAAAATCGTTGACTTTGTATATGTACCCAGTCATATAGAACATATATTATTTGAAGTTTTTAAG AATGCCATGAGAGCTGTTGTAGAGTTTCACAGAGACAAAATGGAGCTGCCAAAACTAAAGATTATTGTAGCAAAAGGACAGCAAGATCTTACTATCAAG CTGTGTGATCAAGGAGGAGGAGTTCCGTACAAGGTTCAAGACAAGCTGTTCCAGTACATGTACTCTACCGCGCCCCGCCCCCAGTACACAGGTCACGACTCACCACTG GCTGGGTATGGGTATGGACTTCCTTTGTCCCGTCTATATGCCCGGTACTTCCAGGGGGATCTAGTGGTCAGCTCAATGGAAGGCTACGGGACAGATGTCTACCTGTACCTCAAG GTTAATTCATCAGAGGCTAATGAATGTTTACCTATTTACAACACAACTACCTCAAGAATGTATGAGGCAGAAAAAGTTGTTTCCGATTGGTCAAGCAGCACCACTTGGAACCAATCAATTCGCACGTACTGTACAGCAGTGAAATCAAAGCAACCAATGATAACAGACAAGAATAATATATCAATCCAATGA